The proteins below are encoded in one region of Pomacea canaliculata isolate SZHN2017 linkage group LG7, ASM307304v1, whole genome shotgun sequence:
- the LOC112568354 gene encoding relaxin receptor 2-like, protein MGVYLAILGVADETYRSIYLWHDVQWKVSARCKVAGFLSLLSSEVSALIICLITIDRFIVLRFPFSKMRFECRSASWACGLAWAVGFILAGIPLLPVVSHWDFYGQNAICIPLPITRKSFSGRTYSFGVMIIFNMVLFVLIAVGQICIYWSVRTNSMKGNTTKKSKDIIIARRLAIVVVSDFLCWFPVGMISVLAALGIPVPGEANVAMVIFVLPFNSALNPFLYTFNLLLEKWNRAEEDRMLKKLKLSFSVFDHR, encoded by the coding sequence ATGGGCGTGTATCTGGCCATATTGGGGGTGGCAGACGAGACCTACCGTTCAATCTACTTGTGGCACGACGTCCAATGGAAAGTCAGCGCCAGGTGCAAAGTTGCAGGCTTCTTATCTCTGTTGTCGAGTGAGGTGTCAGCCTTGATCATCTGTCTCATCACCATCGACCGTTTTATCGTTCTGCGCTTCCCGTTCAGTAAAATGCGCTTTGAATGCAGGTCAGCATCGTGGGCGTGTGGACTGGCTTGGGCTGTAGGCTTTATTTTGGCTGGTATTCCTTTGTTACCCGTCGTCTCTCATTGGGACTTTTACGGTCAAAACGCCATCTGCATCCCACTCCCGATAACAAGGAAAAGCTTTAGTGGTCGTACCTACTCTTTTGGAGTTATGATCATCTTTAACATGGTCCTTTTTGTCCTCATAGCCGTTGGTCAGATTTGCATATACTGGTCAGTACGAACGAATTCCATGAAAGGAAACACCACCAAAAAATCCAAAGATATTATTATAGCTCGTCGCCTGGCCATCGTCGTGGTGTCGGACTTCCTGTGTTGGTTTCCAGTAGGAATGATAAGCGTCTTAGCCGCTCTGGGAATCCCTGTTCCTGGTGAGGCAAATGTGGCTATGGTCATTTTTGTGCTGCCATTCAACTCCGCTTTAAATCCCTTTTTGTACACCTTCAATTTGTTGCTAGAGAAATGGAACCGGGCAGAAGAAGACCGCATGTTAAAGAAACTAAAGTTAAGCTTCTCAGTATTTGATCATCGTTAA